Genomic DNA from Hyperolius riggenbachi isolate aHypRig1 chromosome 10, aHypRig1.pri, whole genome shotgun sequence:
gggtaccgtttaaaaaaagaaaaagctagatactcacctaaggagagggaaggctcggtcctgatgagccttccctctcctctcccggtgccctcggtgctgcgctggctcccccgttcgcgtccgccgccgcagggacttcggaggtcttcgggagcactcaggcttccgaagacgggccgctccatactacgtacgtgcgagtgcgtcatagagggcgctcgcgcatgcgtagtatggagcggccgcgtcatcgggagcccgagtgctcccgaaggcttccgaaagcatgcggaagtggcagtatttgaccgaactggtcgaatactgccacgggggatcccgcgcgggaccgggcaccgggagaggagggggaaggctccttaggaccgagccttccctctccttaggtgagtatctgactttttcttttttaatccggtaaacattcactttaaaggataccccaactgaaatgtgacataatgagatagacatgtgtatgtacagtgcctagcacacagataactatgctgtgttcctttttttctttctctgcctgaaagagttgaatataaggtatgcaagtggctgactcagtcctgactcagacaggaagtgactacagtgttaccctcactgataagaaattccaactataaaacactttcctagcagaaaatggcttctgagagcaagaaagaggtaaaaaaaggggaatttcttatcagtgagggtcacactgtagtcacttcctgtctgagtcaggactgagtcagccacttacatacctgatatttaactctttcaggcggagaaagaaaaaaaggaacacagcctagttatctgtgtgctaggcactgtacatatccatgtctatctcattatgtcacatttcagttggggtatcctttaagggcagaGGTCTTTTTAAAACACTCCTTAGCATTGCAGGGTGGTGTAATAGCATGGGCGGAATGTGTTTATGATTATCATTATGTTatgattatttgtattattatgatTAATTTCAGCTTAATGTATTATTTGATGgttttatgattaatttctgtttAATAATCTTATTCtgttatttatatgtatttattcataCGTTTTTAAGTAACAGCCACTCAATTGTTTTTATATCTGTAAGTGTGGAAAGGGCTGCCAGCGTTTTTATTACAGTACGCTAACTGCCGCCTTAACAGTGCGCTGGCATCTCCCCGCCCCTTATGCTAAGTAATCTCAGATAGAGACTACATAGCCAGTGCCCCACAGCCACTATGTCACCTGAAGAAGGCGTGGTATCGCCGAAACCAGTAGTGACATAACACTGGTGCACAGTGGACACGCCCCCTGCTTCTCCCACACCTCCCAGAGCCACACCCCAGAGACACCATGGCAATCCCAGGTCCCGGCCAGACCTCGGGGCGAAGGCAGCAGACGTGGCGGCTCTGGACACGTGGGTTTCTTTTGAAACCTGTGTAAAGGCTCACACACACGGATTTTTCCAAAAGACAGGTCGTTTGgacatcaaatcgggcgtgtgtacagtccgtcattcagctgataacgctggttttgaccgatccaccaagcggatccgtcaaaaccagcttGGAAAAAtttgacgtgtgtatgagcctttagtgcaACTTATGAATAAAGAGGATTAATGCCCTATAGGAGCTCTTTCTTCCTCTtttggttgctaagcaaccagggaTCACACAAAGGTGGCTGAACAAAGACATATGGGCATCATCAGTGGAACTGATTAGCAGAAACGTAACACTATTAGGTAATCAGTGCTGCTGACACCAGCAAGCTGCCCCAGCTAAAGTGTCAGAGAAGAGGGCAGCCCAGTGTGAGAGAATAAAGAGACCTATTCCTTCCCCAGGGTGTCTGTACTGCTATTGTTAGTAAGCTGTCACCATATATATTCATGAATGATAGTTATAGAAGGCAAAAATCTAACATGAGCACAAAGCATAATCCGatatggccagtctgtgagcagtgacataacagcaatacagatacacatttattctatattcattgctgattactcacctgttctgccctctgtaacattgtcctcctctttacttgtccccaacatgtcacccttctccatagactgctgttcactcctcacatacgtctcttcttcctctttacttgtcctcatcatgtcaccctccttcatagactgctgatcactcctcacatatgtctcttcttcctcttctttaatTGTCACCATCCTGTCACCGTCCTCCATagattgctgatcactcctcacatacgtttcttccgcttcctctttacttgtcttcATCATGACATCCTcctcagactgctgatcactcctcatatacatctcttcttcttcctctttacttgtcctcatcatgtcaccctcctccatagactgctgatcactcctcacatatgtctcttcttcttcctctttacttgccctcatcatgcctccctcctccatagactgctgatcactcctcacatacgtctcctcttcctctttacttgtcctcatcatgtcaccctcctccatagactgctgatcactcctcacatacgtctcctcttcctctttacttgtcctcatcatgtcaccctcctccatagactgctgatcactcctcacatatgtctcttcttcttcctctttacttgtccccatcatgtcaccctcctccatagactgctgatcactcctcacatatgtctcttcttcttcctctttacttgtcctcatcatgtcaccctcctccatagactgctgatcactcctcacatatgtctcttctccttcctctttacttgtcctcatcatgtcaccctccttcatagactgctgatcactcctcacatacgtctcttcttcttcctctttacttgtcctcatcatgtcaccctccttcatagactgctgatcactcctcacatatgtctcttcttcctcttctttaatTGTCACCATCATGTCACCGTCCTCCATagattgctgatcactcctcacatacgtctcttcttcttcctctttacttgtcctcaacaTGTCAccgtcctccatagactgctgatcactcctcacatacgtctcttcttcttcctctttacttgtcctcatcacgtcaccctcctccatagactgctgatcactcctcacatacgcctcttcttcttcacttgtcctcatcatgtcaccctcctccatagactgctgatcactcctcacatatgtctcttcttcttcctctttacttgtcctcatcatgtcacccccctccaaagactgctgatcactcctcatatatgtctcttcttcctctttaaccacagcagCACTTCCATGTATCAGTTTTCCACCCTAAGTGCACAAAGTGAGAGATAATGTAAAATGTGAACACAGATAACAGCACAGGAAGAAAGAATGAGTCATGGTTTGGGGTCTCTGGGGACCCTCAGTccgacctacctgataatggtgggggatggtgtTATCTTCCTgttgacaatcctgggaataaagaggacctgtacatctctctggtgggtttctgttactggatacatctgtaggaaacacacacactgactgaatacattgtctctatgtgattatcaaatgatgggggatctaggtggacaatcctgggaataaagaggacctgtacatctctctggtggatctgttactggatccatctgcaggaaacacaaCATTGActgaatacaggtgaaactcaaaaaaattaGAATTTCATGCAAAACgccatttattttagtaattcaacttaaaaggtgaaactaatatatgcaaTAGACTCATTACACGCAAAGCAATAaatttcaagccttttattgttataaATTTTGATTATTatagcttacagcttatgaaaccccgaaaatcaaaatctcagaccattagaatattgagaaactgttcaatattctcggctcaaagtgtcagagtctaatcagctaattcatccaaaacacccgcaaagggttcctatttcatatattagtttcatctTTTAGGTAAAATTACAGAAATAAATGGAATGTCACCTGTACATTGTCCCCATGTGTTTATCAAATGATGGAGGGGTCTAGGTCTGCTCTCTCCTGTACAAgacatgaaagtctcctcttacctggtgatgtgaggggcggctgattctccatcatggcgtccttgtagaggtccttgtgtccttctatatactgctgCTCCTGCATGGAGAAATAGACAGTGACATCCTGACAtcttatagcagtgatggctaaccttggcactccagctgtgacaaaactacaaatcccatcatgcctctgactcccctatgtatgcttagagctgtcagtgtattgcaatgcctcatgggacttgtagttccaccacggctggagtgccaaggttagccatcactgccttataggaacctgacatACACAATGATACAGTTAatacccagacacccccccctgctgttactggataatgtcccataattcccagcaccgcttacctctcctgtcagcagctccatcatcttcctggtgatttccagaatcttgttgtgtccctcagatatcaggaagtgaggtgggggcaccgtgatggtcacatgatcaccagccTTTACTGGAGCAAAACTCTGTATGGAAACATCAACCATAATGTCACATGATCtctcagaatccccctcacctctccagtcagctgtgtgcagggccaGGACAAGGTTCCCCAGCACTAGTGTAGGTAGCAGATGCAGCCCCTGTATTACAGGAAACctcatttcaaaaaaaaaaaaaaacataagaaaaaaaacaaatgaacCTTCCCCTAAGGGAGGTTCACACATTATGTCTCTTTGTGGGGTCTCCTTTCTCTCTATGAAGGCGTCCATCTTGCAGATATCATTGCAGCGTGGCCGCAGTTTGAAGTGGCCAAGAGTCCAGtgtgttcctgacccctgctgcaTGCTGGGAGAAATTGTCATTAATCTgtctacatttcccagcatgcaccagttaTATAAccagatcagccccagtattaggcagccactccccaagttatatagccagattagccccagtattaggcagcccctccccaaagttatatagccagatcagcccccagtattaggcagcccctccccatgttatatagccagatcagccccagtattagacagcccctccccatgttatatagccagatcagccccagtattaggcagcccctcccccagttatatagccagatcagcccccagtattaggcagcccctctccaagttatatagccagatcagccccagtattaggcagcccctccacaagttatatagccagatcagccccagtattaggcagccccacccccagttatatagccagatcagccccagtattaggcagcccctccacaagttatatagccagatcagccccagtattaggcagcccctccccaagttatatagccagatcagccccagtataaggcagccactccccaagttatatagccagatcagcccaagTATTCAGCAGAccctccccatgttatatagccagatcagcctcagtattaggcagcccctccccatgttatatagccagatcagccccagtattaggcagcccctccccatgttatatagccagatcagccccagtattaggcaacccCTCTTCAAGTTATATAGCCAGAGGGgcacccagtattaggcagcccctccccatgttatatagctagatcagccccagtattaggcagccccctcccgagtttagatagccagatgtgcccccagtattaggcagccccactTCCCATGTTAGATAGCCAgatcccgctcccccccccccccaccaatattAGGCCACCCCTTAAACTGAGCAGCTCCGCCCACATGCAGAGTTGTGAGCAGAGCCTGTAGTGCTGCCTACTCACCTcaccactccaggaactcagccgTGTCAGGCTCACAGCATCTCTTCTTATCTCTCTCTAGTGAGCATGGTGGAGTACTGGTTATtgctcttgtcttgcagcgctaggtcccggtttgaatctcagccagggcactttctgcacggagtttgtatgttcttcctgtgtcagtGTGGGTTTCTGCCgggcattccagtttcctcccacatctcaaaaacatacaaattaaatactgtatatactcaagtataagccgaccctCCAACTTTACCTAAAAAAGCAGGGAAAGGATTGACCCAAGTATAAGCCAGGGGGGAAGGAAATACAGACGCTGTAAATACTCACCACTGTACTCCCTGTTAGCCCAGCCAGCTGAAATGTATCAGCACCACCTTGTGTGACCAGTGAGGTGACGTGtacccacccaccccccccctcctcccctcctccccgacTTTCCATATACCCCTGGCAGAGAGCAACAACTACAATTCAACTCAACTCCAAGCTGAAAAGTGAAAGGTAATACTTCTCATTAACACTAATCAACATAACAGGCTGTAGACTTTGCTTCCTCAGTTTCAGGTTTGGTTGGGCTTCACATTGGTACATCAGTGCTTCAGTTACGCACACTCCATTGATGACATCTTTCTTATTTTGAATACATTGCTACAGCAGCATGTCAGCATCATTATAATGAGTAGCAGCAAGCTGTGCATGTAGCTTGACACAGGTCCACTGACtcctctgctgctccagccatgagATCCATAGTAGCctggaccccctccccccagtcatATTCCCTCGCCCTTAGGATTTCCCTGCTTGCCTGTCACCGGCTAACatctatgatgccctctagtggcgaGGCGCAGTGAACAGGCAAGCAGGGGAATCCTAACGGGGAGGAGCAGTGAGTGATAGCTTCCTCCGTACGCTCTGCTAATAGATCCTGTGTGTGCCGGAGGGGGGCGGAACCGCTGCAGATAAACTACTACTTTGCTACTCTGCTCTGCTGGGGCGATGCTTGAAAACtgagcgggggaggggggagaggggcgggTCATCTCACACATCAGCTCACTGAGCTGAGATTCTGTCAGCACAATTCTGCCCGGCATTTGTCAAAGGGGGCACTCAGGGTATAAGACGGGGGcactctgtggttttttttttttaggactcgAGTACAAGCCGAGGCCCCCACCTTTGggctaataattttttcccaaaaatgtggcttatactcgagtatatacggtaataataataatggtaatgGAAATAATGAGAAAAGCCACTAGAGGGAGACAGAGATAAGTTACTGCAAGCCTGTGATGTGGCTGAGTACCTGGAGCGATGAGGAGTAGCACTACAACCTCTGCTTGTGACGCTGCATCAGCCAGGCAAGGGGGCACTCGAAGGGAGGGGTCATGGGTGCACCCTCAGGGGCTAGTGCCTTCCTCACCTCAGCCCAGAACTggttgtgtgttatattactagagataagagacatccagaatcctcctcacctctccggtcacctgtgttatattactagagataagagttctgtcatgtgacctcccagaatcctcctcacctctccagtcacctgtgttatattactagagataagagtgatgtcatgtgacctcccagaatccccctcacctctccagtcacctgtgtgttatattactagagataagagtgatgtcatgtgacctcccagaatccccctcacctctccaatcacctgtgttatattactagagataagagtgatgtcatgtgacctcctaacctctccagtcagcaggcagatgatctccagggtgaggttcaatatcctctcggtcatgtgactttggtcctcatccatcctcagtaatgcggtcatgtgatctgtacagGAAGCTGCTGCCTTTTGATAAATAAAAAGGGGAAGATAATTTAGGCTGTACATTTGTCAGTGGTGAAACTatcaattgcgcaaaaggtggatcagcgcaacaccaggccgcctccgaatggcctccaatcagagatgcgctgagcccccccaggaactacaaacgcaccttgaacccaaacagaagctctgcatatacaccaaaagcatggctgttaagtgggagcagctgaccaaaaacgaattaaattagtacatagcaaggaaatgagcagcgctacttaaaaacagactagtgcctacctgcaaaagagtgcaagccccacttgtggggtcgaatacacaccgagcatacacatgacctgtctaccactggaggaggatgttggtttcctgtaacagcttgcatgcaacctattaagtactcgtccctcccactgcgaagaagttgatcctccatgggaggggcctaacactaactaaatcctaacctatgtatatgcatagcctgagtgcgctaccaaataaaattgaaaaatcgaaaattgcgcaaaaggtggatcagcgcaacaccaggccgcctccgaatggcctccaatcagagatgcgctgagcccccccaggaactacaaacgcaccttgaacccaaacagaagctctgcatatacaccaaaagcatggctgttaagtgggagcagctgaccaaaaacgaattaaattagtacatagcaaggaaatgagcagcgctacttaaaaacagactagtgcctacctgcaaaagagtgcaagccccacttgtggggtcgaatacacaccgagcatacacatgacctgtctaccactggaggaggatgttggtttcctgtaacagcttgcatgcaacctattaggtactcgtccctcccactgcgaagaagtcgatcctccatgggaggggcctaacactaactaaatcctaacctatgtatatgggggggctcagcgcatctctgattggaggccattcggaggcggcctggtgttgcgctgatccaccttttgcgcaattttcgatttttcaattttatttggtagcgcacccaggctatgcatatacataggttaggatttagttagtgttaggcccctcccatggaggatcgacttcttcgcagtgggagggacgagtacttaataggttgcatgcaagctgttacaggaaaccaacatcctcctccagtggtagacaggtcatgtgtatgctcggtgtgtattcgaccccacaagtggggcttgcactcttttgcaggtaggcactagtctgtttttaagtagcgctgctcatttccttgctatgtactaatttaattcgtttttggtcagctgctcccacttaacagccatgcttttggtgtatatgcagagcttctgtttgggttcaaggtgcgtttgtagttcctgggggggctcagcgcatctctgattggaggccattcggaggcggcctggtgttgcgctgatccaccttttgcgcaattttcgatttttcaattttatttggtagcgcacccaggctatgcatatacataggttaggatttagttagtgttaggcccctcccatggaggatcgacttcttcgcagtgggagggacgagtacttaataggttgcatgcaagctgttacaggaaaccaacatcctcctccagtggtagacaggtcatgtgtatgctcggtgtgtattcgaccccacaagtggggcttgcactcttttgcaggtaggc
This window encodes:
- the LOC137535887 gene encoding gastrula zinc finger protein XlCGF66.1-like; its protein translation is MTALLRMDEDQSHMTERILNLTLEIICLLTGESFAPVKAGDHVTITVPPPHFLISEGHNKILEITRKMMELLTGEEQQYIEGHKDLYKDAMMENQPPLTSPGKRRLSCLVQERADLDPSII